Proteins from one Podospora pseudocomata strain CBS 415.72m chromosome 4, whole genome shotgun sequence genomic window:
- a CDS encoding hypothetical protein (COG:A; EggNog:ENOG503NUN1) encodes MSYKRSRAAYEADLTTQQSPYVFFGTPLPPLDPDVRDDGSYVPIWKQEVRDERGRKRLHGAFTGGFSAGYFNTVGSKEGWMPSTFVSSRTNRRKDDPKSAQQRPEDFMDEEDLADAEEDRRIQTKAAFSGLGSTENDASRATGLMGLFRATGETMGEKLLKKMGWKEGQGIGPKIRRKARLELRSDSSGPGETYLFAPENVPMISFVRKTDHKGLGYGGHARLTPIGSSNKNNGASHSDDEDDDETMGGFGKPRFTLPTDRKKKKDNKPRGGIGIGILNDTGSDDEDPYEIGPKISYNRVIGGDKKKKKATTTINPAVKAPLFRPSKKTALEKIALGVRKCHDGRLPLDGFVFGKEPDALTSAISSEGKYPPPQVPPGWVSSKKPKSPAGGPAEFVSAADAAKASTLDPKSRAAILGEKQLPGKSVFDFLSPAARERLVAATGRADLPQAKGEVPAEYALSEEERMNELLNRVPKLDKETAVAAISRGVSSGAPYADDEKKRARYIAFLEYQAGFKPTPGTQPPKMNSEDWLRELTEFYNCARIFKPMTGFMASRFTTSSTTKPGSRGEAGQKDILSKPPPKPQDPAEEAAKLGMFGPMTRSVTDFYPTRLLCKRFNVRPPEHVQPDEEHSTKQAPGGSSRFDVYPDQPVFRPEILTTGGGVGISRESSNGEGSGKPTPAPEPAMVIDPSRNEALEGKRAGEDVFKAIFVTRDRPINTNTSTTSSDSRPSSRSPTQPSPAIDKLSDAVADPDLVCFTDEVNVELLHHRQAPDEALASGQRSPPPQYPASEASASGSNFRPPPSFQSLFALPNPEAGNHKESAPDSDEEEANPNTAAAPAYAPPDNQVAQSSHSSASAASRFQDETKRALPRDSKGESSRSKEEEAEPPPAYSEGYSPLHSFTYLMAAAGGESSIITQVQQGGPPINTLSDINADETITMDLRGTRFTLSRDELLTLPEFVLLSLFPNGLFPEGHMGGGFQDGDAVQVDVGTTDSNYYYGNDEGYYGNGAGVVGDDGGDGDGALSNPIYQQQPPPGQGNAYDEDDDHIGASAPCAAVTVVATPTSQNASHIRSVLRNLEIYIADHYTHTQYDPASLQYMLDFFRGVASSIPATTSEDGSDVVGVDPAAREQRDDSSRRAGIIVLREDLDFYAIPHKQDIGQEEMMDVKRAAAKKLLEQGGIFSGLKKSDEPGTTEAHLIEMLTAGGFNHDDHWGHRAGEPNKAVICSLALARLRSDIRGNEMGNNAVGMAQKLLLFWRKPARRCWWEGVELEGVEGVPQGQKLKVWIRRVWTLEMSVIGLR; translated from the exons ATGTCCTACAAGCGTTCGCGCGCCGCTTACGAAGccgacctcaccacccagCAATCCCCATACGTCTTCTTTGGGACTCCGCTCCCACCACTTGATCCCGATGTGCGAGACGACGGCTCCTACGTGCCAATATGGAAGCAGGAGGTGAGGGACGAGCGCGGGCGCAAGAGGCTCCATGGCGCCTTCACCGGAGGCTTCAGTGCAGG ATATTTCAATACAGTTGGCTCCAAAGAAGGGTGGATGCCCTCGACATTTGTATCTTCACGTACGAACCGCCGGAAAGATGACCCGAAATCCGCTCAACAACGTCCCGAGGACTTCATGGACGAAGAAGATCttgccgatgccgaagaGGATCGGAGAATACAAACCAAAGCAGCCTTTTCTGGCCTGGGCTCCACCGAAAATGACGCGTCACGAGCCACAGGGCTTATGGGCCTGTTCCGAGCTACCGGGGAGACAATGGGCGAAAAGCTACTGAAGAAAATGGGCTGGAAAGAAGGGCAAGGCATAGGTCCCAAGATCAGAAGGAAAGCTCGCCTCGAGCTTCGTAGCGATTCGAGCGGCCCTGGAGAGACATATTTGTTTGCTCCTGAGAATGTGCCGATGATCTCCTTTGTGCGCAAAACAGACCACAAGGGATTAGGTTATGGAGGCCATGCTAGACTGACACCTATTGGATCttccaacaaaaacaacggCGCCAGTCATtcagatgacgaggatgacgacgaaaCTATGGGTGGCTTTGGAAAGCCTCGATTTACACTGCCGACAGaccgcaagaagaagaaggacaacaAGCCGCGAGGTGGCATTGGCATAGGCATCCTGAACGACACGGgctctgatgatgaggatccCTACGAGATTGGGCCCAAGATATCCTACAACCGAGTGATAGGGGGTgataaaaagaagaaaaaggcgACGACCACGATCAATCCTGCTGTCAAAGCGCCCCTGTTTAGGCCGTCGAAAAAGACAGCCCTAGAGAAAATCGCTCTAGGTGTGCGAAAATGTCACGATGGACGACTGCCCCTCGATGGCTTTGTGTTTGGCAAGGAACCAGATGCGCTGACCTCGGCTATCAGCAGCGAAGGCAAGTACCCGCCTCCTCAGGTTCCGCCAGGCTGGGTCTCTTCGAAGAAACCCAAATCCCCAGCGGGCGGTCCGGCGGAATTTGTATCAGCAGCAGATGCCGCAAAGGCCTCGACGCTTGATCCAAAGTCCCGCGCAGCCATTCTCGGAGAGAAACAACTACCTGGAAAGTCAGTTTTCGACTTCTTGTCTCCTGCCGCTCGAGAACGGCTGGTTGCTGCTACTGGCCGAGCCGATCTCCCTCAAGCCAAGGGCGAAGTCCCAGCGGAATATGCGCTGAGTGAAGAGGAGCGTATGAACGAGTTGCTGAATCGCGTTCCGAAACTCGACAAGGAGACAGCTGTCGCTGCTATTTCCAGGGGAGTCAGCAGTGGAGCGCCATATGCGGACGACGAGAAGAAACGAGCGAGATACATTGCTTTCCTCGAGTATCAGGCTGGATTCAAACCCACCCCAGGAACCCAGCCTCCAAAAATGAACAGCGAGGACTGGCTGAGAGAGCTGACCGAGTTTTACAACTGCGCTCGAATCTTCAAGCCGATGACTGGCTTCATGGCCAGCAGATTTaccacatcttcaacaacgaaACCAGGCAGCAGAGGTGAGGCTGGTCAGAAGGATATCCTCTCCAAGCCTCCGCCAAAGCCCCAGGACCCTGCCGAGGAAGCAGCGAAGCTTGGTATGTTTGGACCCATGACGAGGTCTGTTACCGACTTTTATCCTACACGCCTTCTGTGTAAGAGATTCAACGTCAGACCACCGGAGCATGTCCAGCCAGATGAGGAGCATTCCACCAAACAGGCTCCTGGCGGCTCGTCAAGGTTTGATGTATATCCCGATCAACCGGTCTTTAGGCCTGAGATTTTGAcaacaggtggtggtgtggggaTAAGTCGAGAGAGTTCCAATGGTGAGGGCTCTGGCAAGccaactcctgctcctgaGCCAGCGATGGTAATAGATCCCAGCAGAAATGAAGCGCTGGAAGGGAAAAGGGCAGGAGAGGATGTGTTCAAGGCCATCTTTG TGACACGAGACCgccccatcaacaccaacactaGCACCACCTCGTCCGACTCACGGCCGTCCAGCCGCTCACCCACCCAACCGTCGCCAGCAATTGACAAGCTATCCGACGCCGTGGCTGACCCAGACTTGGTTTGCTTCACCGACGAAGTCAACGTtgaactcctccaccaccgacagGCACCCGACGAAGCATTAGCATCAGGCCAACGGTCGCCGCCACCCCAGTACCCAGCTTCAGAGGCTTCGGCCAGCGGCTCCAACTTTCGACCGCCACCTTCGTTCCAGTCCCTCTTTGCGCTTCCCAACCCCGAGGCGGGAAACCACAAGGAGTCCGCCCCCGAcagcgacgaagaggaagccaATCCCAACACTGCCGCCGCCCCAGCGTATGCGCCGCCCGACAACCAGGTAGCTCAATCATCCCACAGCAGCGCGTCCGCCGCCTCTCGCTTCCAAGACGAAACCAAACGCGCGCTCCCACGGGACAGCAAAGGCGAATCTTCGCGCagcaaggaggaagaagcagaaccaccaccagcgtaTTCGGAGGGATACAGTCCTCTCCACTCTTTTACCTACCTCATGGCTGCCGCAGGAGGAGAGTCGAGTATTATTACTCAGGTCCAGCAAGGGGGGCCGCCGATTAATACCCTGTcag ACATCAATGCCGATGAGACGATAACGATGGACCTGCG GGGCACCCGCTTCACGCTGTCCCGAGATGAGCTCTTGACGTTACCTGAATTCGTCCTGCTCTCGCTTTTCCCCAATGGCCTCTTCCCGGAAGGGCACATGGGCGGCGGCTTCCAAGACGGCGACGCCGTTCAAGTTGATGTGGGTACCACCGATTCCAATTATTACTACGGGAACGACGAGGGCTATTATGGCAacggtgctggtgttgttggtgatgatggcggtgatggggatggcgcTCTCTCCAATCCGATatatcaacagcaaccaccgcCGGGTCAAGGAAATGCAtacgacgaggacgacgatcACATAGGCGCATCCGCTCCCTGTGCCGCAGTCACAGTCGTTGCAACCCCCACCAGCCAGAATGCCTCTCACATCCGCAGTGTCCTCCGCAATCTAGAAATATACATAGCTGACCATTACACTCACACACAGTACGACCCGGCTTCCCTGCAGTACATGCTTGACTTTTTTCGTGGTGTCGCTTCTTCGAttcctgccaccaccagcgaaGACGGCAGCGatgtggtgggtgttgatcCTGCTGCGCGAGAGCAGAGGgacgacagcagcaggcgcGCGGGCATTATTGTCTTGAGGGAGGATCTTGACTTTTATGCGATCCCGCACAAGCAGGACATCGGCCAGGAAGAGATGATGGATGtcaagagggcggcggcgaagaagttgcTGGAGCAGGGGGGGATCTTTAGcgggttgaagaagagtgATGAGCCGGGGACGACGGAGGCGCATTTGATTGAGATGTTGACTGCCGG TGGTTTTAACCATGATGATCACTGGGGTCATCGGGCTGGCGAGCCCAACAAGGCGGTCATCTGCAGCTTGGCGCTTGCGAGGCTGAGGTCGGATATCAGGGGGAACGAGATGGGGAATAATGCTGTGGGGATGGCGCAGAAGCTGCTGCTTTTCTGGCGGAAGCCggcgaggaggtgttggtgggagggggttgagctggagggagtggagggggtgcCGCAGGGGCAGAAGTTGAAGGTTTGGATTCGGAGGGTTTGGACTTTGGAGATGAGTGTGATTGGGTTGCGTTGA
- a CDS encoding hypothetical protein (COG:E; EggNog:ENOG503NWCG): MAEATVPPPPPPGLWVPSITIFTNDDTLDLESQSLYFQYLTSSHVGLTGLLVLGTNAEPFLLTREERSQLLHLAKSVCPPGFPIMAGVSGHSLAQVKEYISDAQDAGADYVLVLPCAYFGAKPTVVEGFFKEVGEYVRKLGRERGREMGVVVYNFPGVTNGVDMDSGMISRVVRESGNVVGVKLTCGSVAKVTRLAAEFGRERFSVFGGQSDFLIGGLSVGSAGCVAAFGNVFPKVIGRVYRLWKEGRGEEALVLHRRAALGEQVLKSLGVAGTKLAAGMFTGVRAGIVQEGMEGVEERFKMRAPYEALGKGERERIWEGLKGLDEIEKGL, translated from the coding sequence ATGGCGGAAGCAAccgtcccaccaccaccgccacccggCCTCTGGGTCCCCTCGATAACAATCTTCACCAACGACGACACCCTCGACCTAGAGTCCCAATCCCTTTATTTCCAATACCTCACCTCTTCCCACGTCGGCCTCACAGGCCTTTTAGTCCTCGGCACAAACGCCGAGCCGTTCCTCCTCACCCGGGAGGAACGCTCCCAGCTGTTGCACCTCGCAAAGAGTGTCTGCCCCCCGGGATTCCCCATCATGGCTGGCGTTTCCGGCCACAGTCTAGCTCAGGTAAAGGAGTATATCTCCGACGCTCAGGACGCAGGGGCAGATTACGTGCTGGTCTTGCCGTGTGCGTATTTTGGGGCGAAGCCAACTGTTGTGGAAGGGTTTTTCAAAGAGGTGGGGGAGTATGTGAGGAAACtaggaagggaaagggggagggagatgggggttgtggtgtaTAACTTTCCCGGGGTGACGAATGGGGTTGATATGGACTCTGGGATGATATCACGGGTTGTGAGGGAGAGTGGGAATGTGGTGGGGGTTAAGTTGACTTGTGGGAGTGTGGCTAAGGTGACGAGGTTGGCGGCggagtttgggagggagaggtttaGTGTTTTTGGGGGGCAGAGTGATTTTTTGATTGGGGGGCTCAGTGTGGGAAGCGCGGGGTGCGTTGCTGCGTTTGGGAATGTTTTTCCCAAGGTTATTGGACGGGTTTATAGGttgtggaaggaggggaggggagaggaggcgcTGGTGTTGCATAGGAGAGCGGCGCTGGGGGAGCAGGTGTTGAAGAGTCTAGGGGTTGCGGGGACGAAgctggcggcggggatgtTTACGGGGGTGAGGGCTGGAATTGTGCAGGAGGgtatggagggggtggaggagaggtttaAGATGAGGGCGCCGTATGAGGctttgggaaagggggagagggagaggatttgggaggggttgaaggggttggatgagattgagaaggggTTGTGA